From the genome of Bosea sp. Tri-49, one region includes:
- a CDS encoding calcium-binding protein: MSLNVRPSRWEGTEGNDSWVADDMTKSWAAYGNGGDDHLKGGSLGDTLSGGDGFDVIYGGGGNDRLYGGEGQDQLYGGDGNDLIDGGGQYDLLYGGNGNDVVIGGGIAYGEAGNDILYGSDERDILVGGDGNDTLQGGNGADYLIGGNGSDTIHSGGDNSGNFFYTDELQGDGGKDFLYGDLGRDVFFYWNASDSAPGPAGRDIIYNFTQGADDIQLAMDADANTAEQEDFVFIGTDAFSGEAGQLRYEISNGNTFVTGDVNGDSLADFEIELVGEINLSASDFMF; this comes from the coding sequence ATGAGCCTGAACGTTCGACCAAGCCGTTGGGAAGGCACCGAGGGCAACGATTCCTGGGTGGCCGACGACATGACGAAAAGTTGGGCCGCTTACGGCAATGGCGGCGATGACCATCTCAAGGGTGGCTCGCTCGGCGATACATTGTCCGGCGGTGACGGCTTCGACGTCATTTATGGCGGCGGCGGTAATGATCGCCTCTACGGAGGCGAAGGCCAGGACCAGCTCTACGGCGGTGACGGCAACGACCTCATCGACGGCGGCGGGCAGTACGACCTGCTCTATGGCGGCAATGGCAACGACGTGGTGATCGGCGGCGGCATCGCCTATGGCGAGGCCGGCAACGATATCCTCTACGGTAGCGACGAGCGGGACATCCTCGTTGGCGGCGACGGCAACGATACGCTTCAGGGCGGCAATGGCGCCGACTACCTCATAGGCGGCAACGGCTCCGACACGATCCATAGCGGCGGCGACAATTCCGGCAATTTTTTCTACACGGACGAGCTGCAGGGCGATGGCGGCAAGGATTTCCTTTACGGCGATCTAGGCCGCGACGTCTTCTTCTATTGGAACGCCAGCGACAGTGCTCCAGGACCAGCCGGGCGCGACATCATCTACAACTTCACGCAGGGCGCAGACGACATCCAGCTGGCTATGGACGCCGATGCCAACACGGCCGAGCAGGAGGATTTCGTCTTCATCGGGACGGATGCGTTCAGCGGCGAGGCCGGTCAGCTTCGTTACGAGATCTCGAACGGCAACACCTTCGTCACCGGCGACGTGAACGGCGACAGCCTGGCCGATTTCGAGATCGAGCTTGTGGGCGAGATCAACCTCTCGGCTTCGGACTTCATGTTCTGA
- a CDS encoding nitroreductase codes for MTMAAEAVEKAITGRRAVRAFLPDPVEPALVRRLIELAARAPSGTNMQPWRLRVLGPRSRAGLEKALLAALDDPSPREEEYRYYPATFREPYLSRRRKVGWDLYGLLGVAKGDHAGMRRQTEANLRFFGAPVALMLTVDRDLEIGSWLDLGGFIQTLLIAAQGHGLDSCPQAIFASFHGVVRRELAIPESEVVVCGIALGKADPDAPANRLVPEREPVEGFTSWLD; via the coding sequence ATGACCATGGCGGCGGAGGCGGTCGAAAAGGCCATCACCGGCCGCCGCGCCGTGCGTGCCTTCCTGCCCGATCCGGTCGAGCCCGCACTGGTACGCCGTCTGATCGAGCTGGCGGCGCGGGCGCCGAGCGGCACCAACATGCAGCCCTGGCGCCTGCGCGTGCTCGGCCCCCGATCGCGCGCTGGGCTGGAAAAGGCGCTGCTCGCCGCGCTCGACGATCCGTCCCCGCGCGAGGAGGAATACCGCTACTATCCGGCGACCTTTCGCGAGCCCTATCTTTCGCGCCGCCGCAAGGTCGGCTGGGATCTCTACGGCCTGCTCGGCGTCGCCAAGGGCGACCATGCCGGCATGCGCCGGCAGACCGAGGCGAATCTGCGCTTCTTCGGCGCCCCAGTTGCGCTGATGCTCACGGTCGACCGCGATCTCGAGATCGGCTCCTGGCTCGATCTCGGCGGCTTCATCCAGACCCTTTTGATCGCGGCGCAGGGCCACGGCCTCGATTCCTGCCCACAGGCGATCTTCGCCAGCTTCCACGGGGTCGTCAGGCGCGAGCTCGCCATTCCCGAGAGCGAGGTCGTGGTCTGCGGCATCGCGCTAGGTAAGGCCGATCCGGATGCGCCGGCCAACCGGCTCGTGCCGGAGCGCGAGCCGGTCGAGGGCTTCACCAGCTGGCTGGATTAG
- a CDS encoding lysine--tRNA ligase gives MPAFDPALIEAARVSAAWPFEEAKKLVARLQKSGKQEAVFETGYGPSGLPHIGTFGEVARTSMVRHAFQVLTDGAIPTRLIAFSDDLDGLRKVPDNVPNKELLAQHLGKPLTEVPDPFGTHDSFGRHNNARLCAFLDQFGFDYEFKSSTDAYRAGEFDATLLRMLARFDKIMSIMLATLREERAATYSPFLPIHPKTRIVMQVPIEARDVEAGTITWTDPASGERFTTPVTGGHAKLQWKPDWAMRWVALGVDYEMAGKDLIDSVKVSSQIARAIDGTPPEGFNYELFLDEQGQKISKSKGNGLTIEDWLSYGPPESLALFMYSRPREAKKLHFDVIPRAVDDYLQFLGGYDRQDWKNRLGNPAWHIHAGEPPQPEVIAAGAGDNAVRTQITFSLLMNLVAVANSEDKAVLWGFLQRYAPGISPATHPQLDALVGYALAYFRDFVKPAKHYRPANETERAAFTALDAAIAALPVDASAEAVQDAALDVARAIPRYQNLTAKNATPERPGVSGDWWKAIYQVMFGEDQGPRFGSFAAIYGIDNTRRLIAKALDGGLIREHEAFLAARQPVDG, from the coding sequence ATGCCCGCTTTCGACCCCGCGCTCATCGAAGCCGCCCGCGTCTCGGCCGCCTGGCCGTTCGAGGAAGCCAAGAAGCTCGTGGCGCGGCTGCAGAAATCCGGCAAGCAGGAGGCGGTGTTCGAGACCGGCTATGGCCCCTCCGGGCTGCCGCATATCGGCACTTTTGGCGAGGTCGCGCGCACCTCGATGGTGCGCCACGCCTTTCAGGTGCTGACCGACGGCGCCATCCCGACCCGGCTGATCGCCTTCTCGGACGACCTCGACGGGCTGCGCAAGGTGCCGGACAACGTCCCGAACAAGGAGCTTCTGGCGCAGCATCTCGGCAAGCCGCTGACCGAGGTGCCGGATCCGTTCGGCACGCATGACTCGTTCGGCCGGCACAACAATGCCCGGCTCTGCGCCTTCCTCGATCAGTTCGGCTTCGACTACGAGTTCAAGTCCTCGACCGACGCCTATCGCGCCGGTGAATTCGACGCGACCCTGCTCAGGATGCTGGCGCGCTTCGACAAGATCATGTCGATCATGCTGGCGACCCTGCGCGAGGAGCGCGCCGCGACCTATTCGCCCTTCCTGCCGATCCACCCGAAGACCCGGATCGTCATGCAGGTGCCGATCGAGGCGCGCGATGTCGAGGCCGGCACCATCACCTGGACCGATCCAGCGAGCGGCGAGCGCTTCACCACGCCGGTCACCGGCGGCCATGCCAAGCTGCAATGGAAGCCGGACTGGGCGATGCGCTGGGTCGCGCTCGGCGTCGATTACGAGATGGCCGGCAAGGACCTGATCGACTCGGTCAAGGTCTCCTCGCAGATCGCCCGCGCCATCGACGGCACGCCGCCGGAGGGCTTCAACTACGAGCTCTTCCTCGACGAGCAGGGCCAGAAGATCTCGAAGTCGAAGGGCAACGGCCTCACCATCGAGGACTGGCTGAGCTACGGCCCGCCGGAGTCGCTGGCGCTGTTCATGTACTCGCGTCCGCGCGAGGCCAAGAAGCTGCATTTCGACGTGATCCCGCGCGCGGTCGACGACTACCTGCAGTTCCTCGGCGGTTATGACCGGCAGGACTGGAAGAATCGCTTGGGCAACCCGGCCTGGCACATCCATGCCGGCGAACCGCCGCAGCCGGAGGTGATCGCCGCCGGCGCGGGCGACAATGCGGTGCGCACGCAGATCACCTTCTCGCTGCTGATGAACCTCGTCGCCGTCGCGAACTCCGAGGACAAGGCCGTGCTCTGGGGTTTCCTGCAGCGCTATGCGCCCGGCATCTCGCCTGCGACCCATCCGCAGCTCGACGCTCTCGTCGGCTACGCGCTCGCCTATTTTCGTGACTTCGTGAAGCCGGCAAAGCATTATCGCCCGGCCAACGAGACCGAGCGCGCAGCCTTCACGGCACTCGATGCCGCTATTGCCGCTCTGCCGGTCGATGCGAGCGCCGAGGCGGTGCAGGATGCAGCGCTCGACGTGGCCCGCGCCATCCCGCGCTACCAGAACCTCACGGCCAAGAATGCGACGCCGGAACGGCCGGGCGTCTCGGGCGATTGGTGGAAGGCGATCTACCAGGTGATGTTCGGCGAGGATCAGGGCCCGCGCTTCGGCTCTTTCGCCGCGATCTACGGGATCGACAACACCCGCAGGCTGATCGCCAAGGCGCTCGACGGTGGCTTGATCCGCGAGCACGAGGCCTTCCTGGCGGCGCGCCAGCCAGTCGACGGATGA
- a CDS encoding ABC transporter substrate-binding protein, with the protein MSGSQRAGEGLAWAISRRVALAGAAALALGAMSPAQAQTAVKFTLDWVFQGPTSPFLVALEKGYYKAEGLDVTMDPGQGSAGAVQRVATGAYDIGFADVNSLIEYNAKNAGKEILCVFMAYDFPPFGVHTLKKTGITKPADLAGKKLGAPVFDASFRLFPAFAKKVGIDAKTVNHVNLTPQLREQSMVQGTVDFISGHYFSSVLDLKARGVKQEDIVSFNYSDYKMDVYGNGIIVSPAFAEKPEVVKGFLRATAKAWKEVAANPAVGLAAVKKRDPLIDEKLETERLDLSLKMNILTPFVKENGMGDVDPARFARSVVDVADAFGLPAAPAPDKVFTNKYLPPKAERMVAP; encoded by the coding sequence ATGTCCGGCTCGCAGCGGGCCGGCGAGGGTTTGGCGTGGGCAATCAGCCGGCGCGTCGCCCTGGCGGGTGCTGCGGCGCTGGCCCTGGGGGCGATGTCGCCGGCGCAGGCGCAGACTGCGGTGAAGTTCACGCTCGACTGGGTGTTCCAGGGGCCGACCTCGCCTTTCCTGGTGGCGCTGGAGAAGGGCTACTACAAGGCCGAGGGGCTCGATGTGACCATGGATCCCGGCCAGGGCTCGGCCGGCGCGGTCCAGCGCGTTGCCACCGGCGCCTATGATATCGGCTTCGCCGATGTGAATTCGCTGATCGAGTACAACGCCAAGAATGCCGGCAAGGAGATCCTCTGCGTCTTCATGGCCTATGACTTCCCGCCCTTCGGCGTGCACACGCTGAAGAAGACCGGGATCACCAAGCCGGCCGATCTCGCCGGCAAGAAGCTCGGCGCGCCGGTGTTCGACGCCTCGTTCCGGCTCTTCCCCGCCTTCGCCAAGAAGGTCGGCATCGACGCCAAGACCGTCAATCACGTCAACCTGACGCCGCAATTGCGCGAGCAGTCGATGGTGCAGGGCACAGTCGACTTCATCAGCGGCCATTACTTCTCGTCGGTGCTCGACCTGAAGGCACGCGGCGTGAAGCAGGAGGACATCGTCTCCTTCAACTACTCCGACTACAAGATGGACGTGTACGGCAACGGCATCATCGTCTCGCCGGCCTTCGCCGAGAAGCCGGAGGTGGTCAAAGGCTTCCTGCGCGCCACGGCCAAGGCCTGGAAGGAAGTCGCCGCCAATCCGGCCGTCGGTCTCGCCGCGGTAAAGAAGCGCGACCCGCTGATCGACGAGAAGCTCGAGACCGAGCGCCTCGACCTGTCGCTGAAGATGAACATCCTGACGCCGTTCGTGAAGGAGAACGGCATGGGCGATGTCGATCCGGCGCGCTTCGCCCGTTCGGTCGTCGACGTCGCCGACGCTTTTGGCCTGCCGGCTGCGCCGGCGCCCGACAAGGTGTTCACCAACAAGTACCTGCCGCCCAAGGCGGAGCGCATGGTCGCGCCGTGA
- a CDS encoding ABC transporter ATP-binding protein → MTLFMPASTDTPLVELRKVSLAYGSGPARMLALEDATLDIAKGEFIAVVGPSGCGKSTLMKLVTGLLPPSGGEVRVHGQPVKGPIRGVGMAFQAPTLMPWRTTRDNILLPLEVVEPHKRRFRRNKAEYIERVEKLLASVGLGGFGDKFPWQLSGGMQQRSSLCRALVHEPDILMLDEPFGALDAFTREELWGVMQALWLERRFTAVLVTHDLREAVYLADTVYVMSRRPGRIVKVSKIELPRPRTLETTFTAEFVDIVHDLRERIHMEHA, encoded by the coding sequence ATGACGCTCTTCATGCCGGCTTCCACCGACACGCCCCTCGTTGAATTGCGCAAGGTCAGCCTCGCCTATGGCAGCGGCCCCGCGCGCATGCTGGCGCTGGAGGATGCGACGCTCGACATCGCCAAGGGCGAGTTCATCGCCGTGGTCGGTCCCTCCGGCTGCGGCAAGTCCACGCTGATGAAGCTCGTCACCGGCCTGCTGCCGCCGAGCGGCGGCGAGGTCCGCGTCCACGGCCAGCCGGTCAAGGGGCCGATCCGTGGTGTCGGCATGGCCTTCCAGGCGCCGACGCTGATGCCCTGGCGCACGACGCGCGATAACATCCTCTTGCCGCTCGAAGTGGTCGAGCCGCACAAGCGCCGCTTCCGCAGGAATAAGGCCGAGTACATCGAGCGGGTCGAGAAGCTGCTCGCCTCGGTCGGCCTCGGCGGCTTCGGCGACAAGTTCCCCTGGCAGCTCTCCGGCGGCATGCAGCAGCGCTCCAGCCTGTGCCGGGCGCTGGTGCACGAGCCCGATATCCTGATGCTCGACGAGCCCTTCGGCGCGCTCGACGCCTTCACGCGCGAGGAGCTCTGGGGCGTGATGCAGGCGCTCTGGCTTGAGCGGCGCTTCACCGCGGTGCTGGTGACGCATGATCTGCGCGAGGCGGTCTACCTCGCCGACACCGTCTATGTGATGAGCCGCCGGCCGGGCAGGATCGTCAAGGTCAGCAAGATCGAGCTGCCGCGACCGAGGACGCTGGAGACGACCTTCACCGCCGAGTTCGTCGACATCGTCCACGATCTGCGCGAACGCATCCATATGGAGCATGCGTGA
- a CDS encoding ABC transporter permease has translation MTETQRRLLLVAMPWLAMAGLLILWELACIVFDVPEILAPRPTRIFEVMVLRWDILLKYCLETLWTTAIGFVLAIGFGVLLGLAVGASPFVYSGLYPLLIAFNAVPKVAIVPILMIWLGVGALPAIITAFVISFFPIVVNVATGLATIEPEMRDVMRSLGASQWEILTKVGVPRAMPYLFASLKVAVTLAFIGSVISETVGGNRGIGFLMLSAGARNDSATTFAGLFAIAIMGVLMYAACALVERRMTRWAFRGEIVG, from the coding sequence ATGACTGAGACGCAGAGGCGGCTTCTGCTCGTCGCCATGCCCTGGCTCGCCATGGCGGGCCTGCTGATCCTTTGGGAACTCGCCTGCATCGTCTTCGATGTGCCGGAGATCCTGGCGCCGCGGCCGACGCGCATCTTCGAGGTAATGGTCCTGCGCTGGGACATCCTGCTGAAATACTGCCTGGAGACCTTGTGGACGACGGCGATCGGCTTCGTGCTGGCGATCGGCTTCGGCGTCCTGCTCGGCCTCGCCGTCGGCGCCTCGCCCTTCGTCTATTCCGGGCTCTATCCGCTGCTGATCGCCTTCAATGCCGTGCCCAAGGTCGCGATCGTGCCGATCCTGATGATCTGGCTCGGCGTCGGCGCCTTGCCGGCGATCATCACCGCCTTCGTCATCTCCTTCTTCCCGATCGTGGTGAACGTCGCGACCGGGCTCGCCACGATCGAGCCGGAGATGCGCGACGTGATGCGCTCGCTCGGTGCCAGCCAGTGGGAGATCCTGACCAAGGTCGGCGTTCCCCGCGCCATGCCCTATCTCTTCGCCAGCCTGAAAGTGGCGGTGACGCTCGCCTTCATCGGCTCGGTGATCTCCGAGACCGTGGGCGGTAATCGCGGCATCGGCTTCCTGATGCTCTCGGCCGGAGCCCGCAACGACTCCGCCACGACCTTCGCCGGCCTCTTCGCCATCGCGATCATGGGCGTGCTGATGTACGCCGCCTGCGCCCTGGTCGAGCGCCGCATGACGCGCTGGGCCTTCCGCGGCGAGATCGTGGGCTGA
- a CDS encoding biotin transporter BioY, translating to MPSTLIEARAVRFTSIARHAPVVIAGVGLMVLAAKTQIPFWPVPMTLHTLAVMAFAVALGPQRAVSIVAAYLAVGAAGFPVFSGSPERGIGLAYLVGPTGGYLAGYLAASWLVGTLARGRGVPGQLFAMLVGLVLVYAVGLAWLALFVPASQLTAVGLWPFLLGDLLKLCVVAAGSALLPIVLSGPSAWWRR from the coding sequence ATGCCTTCCACCCTGATAGAGGCTCGGGCAGTCCGCTTCACGTCGATCGCTCGGCACGCGCCCGTCGTTATTGCCGGCGTCGGCCTGATGGTGCTCGCGGCTAAGACGCAAATCCCGTTCTGGCCGGTGCCGATGACCTTGCACACGCTCGCCGTCATGGCGTTCGCGGTGGCGCTCGGGCCGCAGAGGGCGGTCTCGATCGTCGCGGCCTATCTGGCCGTGGGCGCGGCCGGGTTTCCCGTGTTCTCCGGCTCGCCGGAGCGCGGCATCGGTCTCGCCTATTTGGTGGGGCCGACCGGCGGCTATCTCGCCGGCTATCTGGCGGCGAGCTGGCTGGTCGGCACGCTCGCGCGGGGCAGGGGCGTGCCCGGGCAGCTTTTCGCCATGCTCGTCGGGCTCGTGCTGGTCTATGCGGTCGGCCTGGCCTGGCTCGCTCTGTTCGTGCCTGCCTCGCAGCTCACGGCTGTCGGCCTCTGGCCGTTCCTGCTCGGCGACCTGCTCAAGCTCTGCGTGGTCGCCGCCGGCTCCGCGCTGCTGCCGATCGTCCTCTCCGGTCCGAGCGCCTGGTGGCGTCGATGA
- the bioB gene encoding biotin synthase BioB: MSSADGDIRHDWTGEEIVTLYELPLLELIGRANAVHRNHHDPNAVQRASLLSIKTGACPEDCAYCPQSAHHREVELTRERLMDPMRVVALAAKAKAAGASRFCMGAAWREVRDGKEFDAVIDMVWGVRALGMEACVTLGMLKPHQAERLAAAGLTAYNHNLDTGPEFYGSIITTRTFQDRLDTLATVRAAGIEVCCGGIIGMGESVRDRSAMLQALAVLTPHPESVPINALIPVAGTPLAGRSPVDPLDLVRMVATTRLVMPAATVRLSAGRASLGREAQILCLVAGANSLFYGETLLTAPNADIGADAGLFAAIGGLAEAPSLAQAG, from the coding sequence ATGAGTTCGGCCGACGGGGATATCCGTCACGACTGGACGGGCGAGGAGATCGTTACGCTATACGAATTGCCGCTGCTCGAGCTGATCGGCCGGGCCAATGCCGTGCATCGCAACCATCACGATCCGAACGCCGTGCAGAGGGCGAGCCTTCTGTCGATCAAGACCGGGGCCTGCCCAGAGGACTGCGCCTATTGCCCGCAATCGGCGCATCATCGCGAGGTCGAGCTGACCCGCGAGCGATTGATGGACCCGATGCGGGTGGTTGCGCTGGCAGCCAAGGCCAAGGCGGCGGGAGCGTCGCGCTTCTGCATGGGGGCGGCCTGGCGCGAGGTGCGCGACGGCAAGGAGTTCGACGCGGTCATCGATATGGTCTGGGGCGTCAGGGCGCTCGGCATGGAGGCTTGCGTCACGCTCGGCATGCTGAAGCCGCATCAAGCCGAGCGCCTGGCTGCGGCGGGCTTGACCGCCTACAACCACAATCTCGATACCGGCCCGGAATTCTACGGCAGCATCATCACGACCCGGACCTTTCAGGACCGGCTGGATACGCTGGCGACGGTGCGGGCGGCTGGTATCGAGGTCTGCTGCGGCGGCATCATCGGCATGGGCGAGAGCGTGCGCGACCGGTCCGCGATGCTGCAGGCGCTGGCCGTGCTGACGCCGCACCCGGAAAGCGTGCCGATCAATGCGTTGATCCCGGTCGCGGGCACGCCATTGGCCGGGCGCTCGCCGGTCGATCCGCTCGATCTCGTCCGGATGGTCGCGACGACCCGGCTGGTCATGCCGGCGGCGACGGTTCGCCTGTCGGCCGGGCGGGCATCGCTGGGGCGCGAGGCGCAGATCCTCTGCCTCGTCGCCGGCGCCAATTCTCTCTTCTACGGTGAGACATTGCTGACGGCCCCGAATGCCGACATCGGTGCGGACGCCGGGCTGTTTGCAGCGATTGGCGGCTTGGCCGAGGCGCCGTCGCTGGCGCAGGCGGGGTAA
- a CDS encoding aminotransferase-like domain-containing protein — protein MDWLPDLTQSDKPRYLAIADRIAADIAAGTLAAGDRLPPQRRLAEALAVDFTTVARGYVEAQRRGLVESRIGQGTFVKVAPARPAAPRAASPELVDLSMTLPPEPDDPALIARLQQGMVEVSERLVSLLRYQPLGGAPADKAAAGVWLGRRGLAPAPEQLFVVPGANAALLAILTSLAKPGDAVLCEALTYPGIRSICAQLGLSLAGLAMDRDGLDPEAFAEACTRLKPKALYLNPILQNPTTITMPEPRRAEVVAIARRHGVAIIEDDAYGFVPVAAPTPFAALAPELSWHIAGLSKCLGAGLRLAYVVVPDLRSGWPFAAGLRASCIMASPLTAALATRWIEDGSANALLDFLRAETTARQRLAAEILPAGSYRVDPLSFNLWLEVPPPWTRSAFVGQMQATGIGIVASDAFATKGPAPEAARICLGGPIGRKALGDVLAFMAHALEQAPEVNARAL, from the coding sequence ATGGATTGGCTTCCGGATCTGACCCAGAGCGACAAGCCGCGTTATCTCGCCATCGCCGACCGCATCGCCGCCGACATCGCGGCGGGGACGTTGGCGGCGGGTGACCGGCTGCCGCCGCAACGGCGGCTGGCCGAGGCGCTCGCCGTCGACTTCACCACCGTGGCGCGCGGCTATGTCGAGGCGCAGCGGCGCGGCTTGGTCGAGTCGCGGATCGGGCAGGGCACCTTCGTCAAGGTCGCTCCGGCAAGGCCAGCCGCGCCGCGCGCGGCCTCGCCGGAACTGGTCGACCTCTCGATGACCTTGCCGCCGGAGCCTGATGACCCGGCGCTGATCGCCCGGCTGCAGCAGGGCATGGTGGAGGTCAGCGAGCGGCTGGTCAGCCTGCTGCGTTACCAGCCGCTCGGCGGTGCGCCGGCTGATAAGGCAGCAGCCGGGGTGTGGCTCGGGCGGCGCGGGCTTGCGCCGGCGCCCGAACAACTCTTCGTCGTGCCGGGCGCGAATGCGGCACTGCTGGCGATCCTCACCAGTCTGGCAAAGCCGGGCGACGCCGTGCTGTGCGAGGCGCTGACCTATCCCGGCATCCGCTCGATCTGCGCGCAACTCGGCCTTTCCCTGGCCGGCCTGGCGATGGATCGTGACGGGCTCGATCCCGAGGCTTTCGCCGAGGCCTGCACGCGATTGAAGCCGAAGGCGCTCTATCTCAATCCGATCCTGCAGAATCCGACAACGATCACCATGCCGGAGCCGCGGCGCGCGGAGGTCGTGGCGATCGCCCGCCGCCATGGCGTGGCTATCATCGAGGATGATGCCTATGGCTTCGTGCCCGTGGCGGCGCCTACCCCCTTTGCCGCGCTCGCGCCCGAGCTGAGCTGGCACATCGCCGGCCTGTCGAAATGTCTCGGGGCGGGTCTGCGGCTCGCCTATGTCGTGGTGCCTGATCTCCGGTCCGGCTGGCCCTTTGCCGCTGGTCTACGCGCCAGCTGCATCATGGCCTCGCCATTGACCGCCGCGCTCGCAACCCGCTGGATCGAGGATGGCAGCGCCAACGCGCTGCTCGATTTTCTCAGGGCGGAGACGACGGCTCGGCAGCGGCTTGCTGCCGAGATCTTACCGGCAGGCTCCTATCGCGTCGATCCGCTCAGCTTCAATCTCTGGCTCGAAGTGCCGCCGCCCTGGACCCGCTCCGCCTTCGTCGGACAGATGCAGGCAACCGGGATCGGCATCGTCGCCAGCGATGCCTTCGCCACGAAGGGACCGGCGCCCGAGGCTGCCCGCATCTGCCTGGGCGGGCCGATCGGCCGCAAGGCGCTCGGCGATGTGCTCGCCTTCATGGCGCATGCGCTCGAGCAGGCGCCGGAAGTCAACGCCCGCGCGCTGTAG
- a CDS encoding DUF983 domain-containing protein encodes MAHQHWPALSPLKTGLRGRCPRCGEGQLFDGFLTLKPRCEACGLDYSFADPADGPAFFVMMFVCVPAVAFPLWLELSYQPPTWVHLVTTLPLVLLTCIPPLRPLKGWLVASQFFYKAEEGRLAKPNPPAKDEAQNGLTGKNRMNSLA; translated from the coding sequence ATGGCACATCAGCATTGGCCGGCGCTATCTCCGCTCAAGACCGGTCTGCGTGGCCGCTGCCCACGCTGCGGTGAGGGGCAGCTCTTCGACGGTTTCCTGACGCTGAAGCCGCGCTGCGAGGCTTGCGGGCTCGATTATTCCTTCGCCGATCCGGCGGACGGGCCGGCTTTCTTCGTGATGATGTTCGTCTGCGTGCCGGCGGTCGCCTTCCCGCTCTGGCTGGAGCTGAGCTACCAGCCGCCGACATGGGTGCATCTGGTCACGACCCTGCCGCTGGTGCTGTTGACCTGCATCCCGCCCTTGCGGCCGCTCAAGGGTTGGCTCGTCGCCTCGCAGTTTTTCTACAAGGCCGAGGAGGGTCGGCTGGCCAAGCCGAACCCGCCCGCCAAGGATGAGGCTCAGAACGGGCTCACCGGGAAGAACCGGATGAACAGCCTGGCATAA
- a CDS encoding transporter substrate-binding domain-containing protein, whose product MILAIHWRQMPTMIARFANALATSALAALLLLPSCGAKAQAQPPSSYVVPNYWDPNVRVERPDLGPPRVIRFLTDDDFPPMHFATPEGGITGFSVELARAVCEKLVLSCTIQARRFDTLLDSLAEGRGDVLAAAIPVTAELRTRFAASQIYHRSPGRLLTTRGNAQPELELIALRGKRVAVVAGTAHEAFLERLAPFVQRRSAPDLQAALALLRSGDAEYVFSDGVSLSLTIAGRGGSEFAFAGGPYLEARYFGEGIGFLLRKDDLALKRAVDYALQGLWDDGTYARLFIRFFPVSPF is encoded by the coding sequence TTGATCCTCGCCATCCACTGGCGCCAGATGCCGACAATGATCGCCCGCTTCGCCAACGCCCTGGCCACGAGCGCCCTCGCCGCGTTGCTGCTCCTGCCCTCGTGCGGAGCGAAGGCCCAGGCCCAGCCGCCGTCCTCCTATGTCGTGCCGAACTACTGGGACCCGAATGTCCGGGTTGAGCGGCCTGATCTCGGGCCGCCGCGGGTGATCCGCTTCCTGACCGACGACGACTTCCCGCCGATGCATTTCGCCACGCCGGAAGGCGGCATCACCGGCTTCTCGGTCGAGCTTGCGCGCGCGGTCTGCGAGAAGCTGGTCTTGAGCTGCACCATCCAGGCCCGCCGCTTCGACACCTTGCTGGATTCCCTCGCCGAGGGCCGCGGCGACGTGCTCGCCGCCGCGATTCCTGTCACGGCGGAGCTGCGCACCCGCTTCGCCGCGAGCCAGATCTACCATCGCTCGCCGGGCCGACTGCTGACGACGCGCGGCAATGCGCAGCCGGAGCTCGAATTGATTGCGCTGCGCGGCAAGCGTGTCGCCGTGGTCGCCGGGACGGCACATGAAGCCTTCCTCGAGCGCCTCGCGCCTTTCGTCCAGCGCCGCTCCGCGCCGGACCTGCAGGCAGCTCTCGCCTTGCTGCGTAGCGGCGATGCCGAATACGTCTTCAGCGACGGGGTCTCGCTGTCGCTGACAATCGCCGGTCGCGGCGGCAGCGAATTCGCCTTCGCCGGTGGCCCGTATCTCGAAGCGCGCTATTTCGGCGAGGGTATCGGCTTCCTGCTGCGCAAGGACGACCTCGCTTTGAAGCGGGCGGTCGACTACGCGCTGCAGGGCCTCTGGGACGATGGCACTTATGCCAGGCTGTTCATCCGGTTCTTCCCGGTGAGCCCGTTCTGA